The following coding sequences lie in one Arachis hypogaea cultivar Tifrunner chromosome 9, arahy.Tifrunner.gnm2.J5K5, whole genome shotgun sequence genomic window:
- the LOC112710818 gene encoding acyl-CoA-binding domain-containing protein 4, with protein sequence MAMARASSGLQYPERFFAAASYVGLDGSNSPTKALTAKFAKSTALLLYTLYQQATIGPCNIPEPSSWKIVEHSKWASWNQLGNMSSTEAMRLFVKILEEEDPGWYSRASNSFVEAEPVIDVQMNHNSKVGPVVENGNSYPETKTIPTDNGSQVGTQDKDVVVEGFSSVEVYDQWIAPPVSGQRPRARYEHGAAVVQDKLYIYGGNHNGRYLNDLHVLDLRSWTWSRVEAKAEVESTNSSSTPMLSPCAGHSLIPWDSKLLSIGGHTKDPSESIQVKVFDLQTATWSTLKTYGKPPVSRGGQSVTSVGKTLVIFGGQDAKRTLLNDLHILDLETLTWDEIEAAGLPPSPRSDHAAAVHAERYLLIFGGGSHATCYNDLHVLDLQTMEWSRPTQLGEKPTPRAGHAGATVGENWFIVGGGDNKSGVSETVVLNMSTLTWSVVTSVQERIPVASEGLSLVVSSYDGEDVLVSFGGYSGRYHNEVYVLKPSHKSTLQSKLVENSIPDSVSAVHNATNATRDVESEFEAGNEGKIKELVIDNGDFTKPKGDLLTVLKAEKDELETTLSNEKLHTLKLQQELADAEARNSDLSKELQSVRGQLASEQSRCFKLEVEVAELGQKLQTIGTLQKELELLQRQKAVSEQAALSAKQRQGSGGMWGWLAGTPQSPNADDD encoded by the exons GCTACTATAGGACCTTGTAATATCCCGGAACCGAGTTCGTGGAAGATTGTGGAGCATAGCAAATGGGCAAG CTGGAACCAGCTCGGAAACATGTCTTCTACAGAAGCCATGCGACTGTTTGTGAAAATATTGGAG GAAGAAGATCCTGGTTGGTACTCGAGGGCATCTAACTCCTTTGTAGAGGCTGAGCCTGTTATAGATGTTCAAATGAAT CACAATTCCAAAGTTGGACCAGTAGTTGAGAATGGGAACTCTTATCCGGAGACAAAGACTATTCCAACTGATAATGGGAGTCAAGTTGGAACCCAGGATAAAGATGTTGTTGTTGAAGGCTTTAGTTCAGTTGAAGTCTATGATCAATGGATTGCACCTCCAGTATCTGGCCAACGTCCAAGGGCCAGATATGAG CATGGGGCAGCAGTTGTGCAAGACAAATTGTATATATATGGTGGAAATCACAATGGTCGTTACCTTAACGATCTTCAT GTTCTAGATTTGAGAAGTTGGACTTGGTCTAGGGTTGAGGCTAAGGCAGAAGTTGAGTCTACAAACTCGTCATCTACACCAATGTTAAGCCCTTGTGCTGGTCATTCACTG ATTCCATGGGATTCTAAGCTTCTGTCAATTGGTGGGCATACAAAAGATCCTTCTGAAAGTATCCAAG tGAAAGTGTTTGATCTGCAAACGGCAACTTGGTCAACTCTAAAGACTTATGGGAAACCCCCG GTATCACGTGGAGGCCAATCAGTTACTTCAGTTGGAAAAACCTTGGTGATATTTGGTGGACAAGATGCTAAGAGAACTCTCTTGAATGATCTGCATATTCTTGACTTGGAAACCTTGACATGGGATGAAATTGAAGCTGC TGGTTTGCCTCCTTCTCCGAGGTCTGATCATGCTGCTGCTGTGCATGCTGAGCGATACTTGCTTATCTTTGGTGGGGGCTCACATGCAACTTGCTATAATGATTTGCATGTTCTTGATTTGCAGACT ATGGAATGGTCTAGACCAACTCAACTGGGTGAAAAACCAACACCACGTGCGGGACATGCTGGTGCGACAGTTGGCGAGAATTGGTTCATTGTCGGTGGGGGTGACAATAAGAGTG GGGTCTCAGAGACTGTTGTGTTGAATATGTCTACGCTGACTTGGTCAGTGGTAACTTCTGTTCAAGAGCGTATTCCTGTTGCTAGTGAG GGCTTGAGTTTGGTTGTAAGTTCATATGATGGTGAAGATGTACTTGTATCATTTGGAGGATACAGTGGCCGTTACCACAATGAG GTCTATGTTCTTAAACCAAGCCACAAATCAACTTTGCAGTCAAAACTAGTTGAAAATTCCATACCAGATAGTGTTTCTGCAGTGCACAATGCTACAAATGCTACCCGAGATGTGGAGTCCGAATTTGAAGCAGGCAATGAAGGGAAAATTAAGGAACTtgtcattgacaatggtgattttACA AAACCGAAAGGGGATCTTCTAACAGTCCTGAAGGCTGAGAAAGATGAATTGGAAACAACACTCAGCAATGAGAAGTTACATACCCTTAAACTACAGCAGGAGTTGGCAGATGCCGAAGCTCGCAATTCTGACCTTTCCAAG GAGCTCCAATCAGTACGCGGTCAGCTTGCTTCTGAGCAGTCAAGGTGTTTCAAATTAGAG GTTGAGGTAGCTGAATTAGGACAGAAGCTCCAAACAATTGGTACATTACAGAAAGAACTTGAACTCCTCCAGCGGCAAAAAGCAGTATCAGAGCAGGCCGCCTTGAGCGCAAAGCAGAGGCAGGGCTCAGGTGGCATGTGGGGCTGGCTTGCTGGTACTCCCCAAAGCCCGAATGCAGACGATGACTGA